In Rattus rattus isolate New Zealand chromosome 9, Rrattus_CSIRO_v1, whole genome shotgun sequence, a genomic segment contains:
- the LOC116909370 gene encoding olfactory receptor 1500-like: protein MTGNNQSLISKFLLLGLPIPSEYHLLFYTLFMVMYLTTILGNLLIIVLVLLDSKLHSPMYLFLSNLSFSDLCFSSVTMPKLLQNMESHVPSTSYAGCLTQLYFFMVFGDMESFLLVIMAYDRYVAICFPLHYTSIMSIQFCASLLVLLWMLTISNAMMHTMLMARLSFCEKNMILHFFCDIFALLKLSCSDTYVNQLMVFIVGGLIIIIPFLLIVMSYVRIFLSILKVPSTQGIHKVFSTCGSHLSVVSLFYGTIIGLYLCPSGNNSTVKENAMAIMYTAVTPMLNPFIYSLRNRDMKRALIKVVCNKKISL from the coding sequence ATGACGGGAAACAACCAAAGTTTGATATCAAAGTTTCTCCTCCTGGGTCTGCCCATCCCATCAGAATATCATCTCCTGTTCTATACTCTGTTCATGGTTATGTACCTCACCACTATCCTGGGAAACCTGTTAATCATTGTCCTTGTTCTACTGGACTCCAAGCTCCACTCACCCATGTACTTGTTTCTCAGCAACTTgtctttctctgacctctgcttttcctctgtcaCAATGCCCAAGTTGCTACAGAACATGGAGAGCCATGTACCATCTACATCCTATGCAGGCTGCCTGACACAGCTGTACTTCTTTATGGTTTTTGGAGACATGGAGAGCTTCCTTCTTGTGatcatggcctatgaccgctatgttgcCATCTGCTTTCCTTTGCATTACACCAGCATCATGAGCATCCAGTTCTGTGCCTCTCTACTGGTATTACTGTGGATGCTGACAATATCTAATGCCATGATGCATACTATGCTCATGGCTAGATTGTCTTTTTGTGAGAAGAATATGATTCTCCActttttctgtgacatttttGCACTTCTGAAGTTGTCCTGCTCAGACACTTATGTTAATCAGTTGATGGTATTTATCGTAGGAGGACTCATCATTATTATTCCATTCCTACTCATTGTTATGTCCTATGTAAGGATTTTCCTCTCCATTCTTAAGGTTCCATCTACACAGGGCATCCACAAAGTCTTCTCCACCTGTggttcccatctgtctgttgtgtCTCTGTTCTATGGGACAATTATTGGTCTCTACTTATGTCCATCAGGTAATAATTCAACTGTAAAAGAGAATGCCATGGCTATCATGTACACAGCAGTGACTCCTATGCTAAACCCCTTTATCTACAGcctgagaaacagagacatgaaAAGAGCCCTAATAAAAGTTGTCTGCAATAAGAAAATCTCTCTGTAA